In the Deltaproteobacteria bacterium genome, one interval contains:
- a CDS encoding EthD family reductase, whose protein sequence is MIKVVAFLKRKPGMAVEDFQKYWLTTHANVVKQMPGLRRYVQSHTLLSGYKKGNPVYDGTAELWYDNTDALRALVNTKEFQATQADEYNFIDRAATGQIFTEEHVIKDGPTPSNGVKNIEFVTHKPGMSIEAFQKHWKEIHGPLGASIPVVRRYVQSHTRLSAYKSGKAPAYDGVAITWFDDTQAMRVSATTPEYERTRADEPNFIAPGTLPLIITKEHVIAG, encoded by the coding sequence ATGATCAAAGTCGTCGCGTTTCTCAAACGCAAGCCAGGCATGGCAGTCGAAGATTTCCAAAAATATTGGCTTACGACCCATGCCAACGTCGTCAAGCAGATGCCCGGTCTTCGCCGTTACGTGCAATCACATACGCTGCTTTCCGGGTATAAAAAAGGCAACCCGGTGTACGATGGTACGGCGGAACTGTGGTACGACAACACCGATGCTCTACGTGCGCTGGTGAACACAAAAGAGTTTCAAGCAACACAAGCGGACGAGTATAACTTCATCGACCGCGCGGCAACGGGACAAATCTTTACTGAAGAGCATGTCATAAAGGATGGTCCGACCCCGTCGAATGGCGTGAAGAACATCGAATTCGTCACTCATAAGCCAGGTATGTCGATCGAAGCCTTTCAAAAACATTGGAAAGAGATTCATGGACCGCTCGGCGCGTCGATTCCCGTTGTGCGACGTTACGTACAAAGTCACACACGCCTTTCCGCATACAAGAGCGGAAAAGCGCCGGCCTACGATGGTGTCGCCATTACGTGGTTCGACGATACGCAAGCTATGCGCGTTTCAGCGACAACACCTGAATACGAACGTACTCGAGCCGACGAACCCAACTTTATCGCCCCAGGAACGCTACCACTAATTATTACGAAAGAGCATGTGATTGCGGGATAA
- a CDS encoding DsbA family protein: MEFHKDARKAAEASHCAGEQGKYWEYHDVLFANTSALGIDKLKKYATDLQLDEGKFTACLDSGKHAAAVSKDIAEGSQSGVTGTPAFFINGRFLSGAQPFASFQDAIEEALDAQ; this comes from the coding sequence TTGGAATTCCATAAAGATGCGCGTAAAGCTGCCGAGGCGTCCCATTGCGCTGGAGAACAGGGGAAGTATTGGGAGTACCATGATGTGCTGTTCGCGAATACCAGTGCGCTCGGCATTGATAAGCTAAAAAAGTATGCCACTGATTTGCAATTAGATGAGGGAAAATTTACGGCCTGTTTAGATAGCGGAAAGCATGCCGCGGCAGTTAGCAAGGATATTGCCGAAGGCTCGCAATCTGGAGTAACTGGAACCCCGGCCTTTTTCATCAATGGTCGCTTTCTATCGGGAGCCCAACCGTTTGCCTCGTTCCAAGATGCTATCGAGGAAGCGTTGGACGCGCAGTAA